The genome window aCAAAAGGCTGAAAGTTACCATTGGGATAGCCAGAGCCATAATCCAGTGCAACATCTTCCAGTTCTTCCACAAATTTCCAGTTTTTTACAGCTCTGTCTCTGGCCACCTACAGAACATGCGAAGTTGAACATAAGAAGTATCTTCTGGAATCAAATTTTCTcactccagcattctgtttccgcCAGGGCTAGCCTCTAGATACCTATGGAAAGCTAATTATGGTGGTGATAGCCATCCTCTAGTGTCTGCTAAACCAGCAGTATTCTGCCTTTGGGGAATGGAGCCTTTGCTGTTACAGATAACTGAGAAATAGAATTTTCATAGTCAGATAGAGCACCCCTAGAGATCTTCAAGCACTCAGAGAGCAAAGAATGCAGGGATTCCAAGCCTGGCACACCCACCTTGGCACAGATGCTGGCTGCACTGACAATGGGGAAGAGGGAATCTGCTTTGGCCCTCACAGTGACCTCCAGTCCTGGGAACTGGCGTTTTAGCTTTTCTTGGTATTTTTCTGCTGGCCCCACTGTATCCACAAAGACctgaaggaggagggaagcatATCAAGTTAAGAAGATGGAATATTCTTGCTATTTTCCATAGGCATGTAGGTGCTGGGCTGACTCACCTCTGCAACCTGTACCCCTGAGTCCAATgcatgctggatcaggccaatggCTGTGTCATGTGACAGTGCGTTCAGGTTGTACTTCACTCTGTAAGGAGAAAGAACTCAGATTTAAACTATCAAAAAGAGATGCTGGCAAAGGAAGTGGAACTTTTTTCAAGACTTGGTTGTCCCATGCAGGAGAAACTGGAAGCCATTTTTCCCAGACCACGATCAGCATTTGCTTTACAGTTTGCACAGTGAAGCAAGAGGAATTCAGATTCAACACTCTAGGAAATTACATAATGTTTAGAGGGCACACTTCGAAAAGCACCAGTCTAAAGGATGAAGGGGAATAAAGATAGGAAAGGGTCGAAGGGAAACATACAACAAACATACAGCACTTAATAATATTCAATCTTAAGAGCCAACTAGCCTTCCTGATAATCACCGGAAAGTGATGGAAGGCCTCAACTCTCCAACTTCCTTCTCTGTCATGTTCTGAAATACAGACTGACCACAATGAACAAAGCATCAGCATTATTTCTCAATGGCCCCAAAAGGCAGATAACTGTAATGAAATTATCCCTGTCAAAGACCATTAACATAAAGTAGAATTATCCCTGTTGAAGACCATTAACAGCAACAGATTTTAGAAAGGAatgactctgcataggattgcactgttaagctaGCAAAATGGTCTCCAATACAGTGACATGTTTTCTGATTTGGGGAACGAGTCTGCAGGATCTTCAATCTTTCATGCTCTCTTCATGAAATGCTTAATGCAAAAGACTTTCATGGGAAACCgccatttgtattttattttcttccttaccAACCTGTATTCCAAGCTCCAATTTGCAAGGAGGAAAACAAACCAAAGTCTGTGATTTGGATGTAACCACACAATATGGTTTCCTGTGAAAGCCAAAGAGTTTCATCAAATGACCCAAAGGGGAGAGGAAGCATGAAGTCCAATAATCTTCTCCCCTGGTTTCCCTAACAAACATGACATGGCCCATGCTAATTGCAGACATCTGTTTTGGAATCTGACCTACATGAGATTCATTTCCAGGCAGATACAGAATGggcccagcattctgtttcttgGGAGGGAAACTTTCAAGCAATTACATGCTGCGACTTGTTATTCCATCTAATGGCCAGACTGCTATAtccccaccctgctcaccgctgCTGCATGCTAGTTGAGATGAAGTTGGGGGACAGGATACGCAGGGCCCACCCTACAAAATCCTTGGCTGCATTCAGTTGCTCAAAGAGCTGCTCCCGCTGAGCCTCTGTCAGGGTCTTGGAatctgaaaggaagaaagaagcaaGGGAACTCAGACAGGTGAAGTCTCTGAAGAGGTGAAACGGGGCTGTGTTCAGTGGAAACTCTTCTTCAGCGGAAGTGAAAGTAACTCCTGTTCAGATCCCACATCACGTTTTGCTGTCATTACGTTCCAATCCCTACCAATCACCCCCTCCTTTACCTGCTACTTTCAGGGTCTCTAGATCCCCTTGCCGGGCCACAGGACAGAAACATATTCCATAGACCATGGGACCTGGGAAGAAAAAAGAAGTCCATACAGCCGCTCTCAATTTGTGCTACTACAGAATACATGTAATGCAGGTCTATTTAACAGATTTGCTTTAAACTCACTAGGTGCCTTAAACACTCTCAATGTACAAACAATTGACATAGATGATTATAGCCATAGAACAAAGGTAACCTTTCACCAAAGGCTCTCCTTCTCCAGCAGTGATCACAGAACTTTCTACTAAGTCCTCTTTGACAGATCTGAGATGGGAGTCAGCAAGATATAGAGATAAGTGAACAAGACAGAATATTACCTTGGATCCACATCCATCATTATTAGGGGGTTTTCAAGCATAAAATACAAACATGTATAAAATATTCTCCCTTATTTttaatacaagattaaaaatcTGTTGGAAAAAACACAACAAGCCTTTGTATTTACTCCTGGGCCAAGATAGCGTGGTATGAAACACTGATTAAGTTAACTTTTCTTTTAGAATGCATGAAAGTTTGCTCACTGTCTTAGTACATTTGCTAAATATAGTCAACATTCTTCTAACATGATAATAAAAGTCCTGGTATTGTTAGATGTACTGTAGGgtgatttttccccctcacaGATGCTGTTGCTAGGGAATTGGAAACATCAAATGCCTTGAATTTGATCCCCACCTTGTTTTAAAGTAAAATTATAGTTATATGCATAGTGTTGTATTTTGTACGATTTATTTAGTGATTCTAAATAATTCTGCTTACTGGCTAACAGGTATACTTTTCTTTGCAAGAAGTGGCCttaatttatttgtgtgtgtgttcagggttgttttttaatctggaaaactaacTAAAAATGTAAGAAACAGGTTCAGGAACACAGCTCTCCCAACAAGGTTTGGAGAAACAAAAGGCCCAGTCTCTTTAATGGAGACTTAATGGGATGTGgtatataccaagtgattcattTCCATCCCTTGAAAAACTTCAGTTGCCTACTGTCACACGTTAAACTGCTATTAATGGAACAGAacacttttctgcaaacctgttgACCTGGCCTACAAAGGAAGAGACAGCACAGACAC of Sphaerodactylus townsendi isolate TG3544 linkage group LG03, MPM_Stown_v2.3, whole genome shotgun sequence contains these proteins:
- the RNASEH2A gene encoding ribonuclease H2 subunit A isoform X1 — protein: MDLDAFERDNSVNCLVDSTVPPACRTEPCSLGIDEAGRGPVLGPMVYGICFCPVARQGDLETLKVADSKTLTEAQREQLFEQLNAAKDFVGWALRILSPNFISTSMQQRVKYNLNALSHDTAIGLIQHALDSGVQVAEVFVDTVGPAEKYQEKLKRQFPGLEVTVRAKADSLFPIVSAASICAKVARDRAVKNWKFVEELEDVALDYGSGYPNDPKTKEWLTQSLDPVFGFPQFVRFSWSTAQTILENKAVPVHWDDSEDNPSQKSAQSLLSFFARKDAPAKRPLHRFFHERKLETVTSL
- the RNASEH2A gene encoding ribonuclease H2 subunit A isoform X3, which translates into the protein MDLDAFERDNSVNCLVDSTVPPACRTEPCSLGIDEAGRGPVLGPMVYGICFCPVARQGDLETLKVADSKTLTEAQREQLFEQLNAAKDFVGWALRILSPNFISTSMQQRVKYNLNALSHDTAIGLIQHALDSGVQVAEVFVDTVGPAEKYQEKLKRQFPGLEVTVRAKADSLFPIVSAASICAKIPRLKSGLHKVWTLSLVSHNLYDLAGVPLRPSWRTKLCLFTGMIVKTTHLRKVHSLC
- the RNASEH2A gene encoding ribonuclease H2 subunit A isoform X2; this translates as MVYGICFCPVARQGDLETLKVADSKTLTEAQREQLFEQLNAAKDFVGWALRILSPNFISTSMQQRVKYNLNALSHDTAIGLIQHALDSGVQVAEVFVDTVGPAEKYQEKLKRQFPGLEVTVRAKADSLFPIVSAASICAKVARDRAVKNWKFVEELEDVALDYGSGYPNDPKTKEWLTQSLDPVFGFPQFVRFSWSTAQTILENKAVPVHWDDSEDNPSQKSAQSLLSFFARKDAPAKRPLHRFFHERKLETVTSL